One segment of Polyangiaceae bacterium DNA contains the following:
- a CDS encoding outer membrane lipoprotein-sorting protein, producing MKRITWISNLLVAAGLLVGGGARAAGPSAGEIAKKIRDLNAGYGDLSAKVEMKLENAQGQATTRKLRIRSLEQPDPKVGDYSIVIFDSPRDVRGTALLSHAGVGSADQQWLYLPALKRVKRISSSRKTGAFLGSEFTYEDITGNEAAKYEWKRLGDGKCPASAGKCYQLETRPKDSESGYSRRVIWVEQKSYRIEKIDFFDKANKLQKTLNYEDFKQYKGKYWRAHRWVMKNHQSGKKTVLTFDKFSFGNGFSAGDFSKAALERIK from the coding sequence ATGAAACGCATTACATGGATTTCCAATCTACTCGTCGCCGCCGGTCTCTTGGTCGGAGGCGGCGCGCGCGCAGCAGGACCGTCTGCCGGCGAGATCGCGAAGAAGATTCGCGACCTGAACGCGGGCTATGGCGACCTGAGCGCGAAGGTGGAAATGAAGCTGGAGAACGCTCAAGGGCAGGCCACCACGCGCAAGCTCCGCATTCGTAGTCTGGAGCAGCCCGACCCCAAGGTGGGCGACTATTCCATCGTGATCTTCGACAGCCCGCGCGATGTGCGTGGGACGGCCCTGTTGTCGCACGCTGGTGTTGGCAGCGCCGACCAGCAGTGGTTGTACCTTCCCGCGCTCAAGCGCGTGAAACGCATTTCTTCGAGTCGCAAGACGGGTGCGTTCTTGGGCAGTGAGTTCACCTACGAAGACATCACGGGCAACGAGGCGGCCAAGTACGAGTGGAAGCGCTTGGGCGACGGCAAGTGCCCTGCCAGTGCCGGCAAGTGCTATCAACTCGAGACCCGTCCCAAGGATTCGGAGTCTGGCTACAGTCGTCGCGTGATCTGGGTGGAGCAGAAGTCGTACCGTATCGAGAAGATCGACTTCTTCGACAAAGCCAACAAGTTGCAGAAGACCCTGAACTACGAAGACTTCAAGCAGTACAAGGGCAAGTACTGGCGCGCCCACCGCTGGGTGATGAAGAACCACCAGAGCGGCAAGAAGACCGTGCTCACCTTCGACAAGTTCTCCTTCGGTAACGGCTTCAGCGCCGGCGACTTCAGCAAGGCCGCGTTGGAGCGCATCAAGTAG